In one Brassica oleracea var. oleracea cultivar TO1000 chromosome C9, BOL, whole genome shotgun sequence genomic region, the following are encoded:
- the LOC106314061 gene encoding uncharacterized protein LOC106314061: MLVPVDTTYGSTFDIELNLNDKVLDIKNKIENSQGIPVCMQTLTHNGEPLLNDDLDLNTCNIVANSRLLLLLDLPYEEDDNQVLQPQPTEQSLAPVQDSLGQFQDWSAMARSIFREMLDQPEQSLGRSAMMARQDLLQSEPSSTSNTFGEDLPLPTEGFSNVLHTAQSTIPSNTFGDLFFGDDPHLPEGFGNVLHTEQSTIPSNTFGDLLFGEDPPLPTEGFSNVLHTEQSTLPFGDTFFGEDPPLSTEDFANIKSFMSEGTTEDTLMNTQQASHTEQPGRVLSSSQVVQTEKAPLMKEVINVPDSPVKKVRKFRKPPQRLRVMVLPHSPDNEPVSKVPVSVMANENVEELRKELEKLRERNELKLPQGGYFFIHKQNVLDDDQTFLWNGVAHGDTIEVFPGYVTKDGRVNQRYRR; the protein is encoded by the coding sequence ATGCTGGTCCCCGTAGACACTACGTATGGCTCAACGTTCGACATCGAGCTGAACCTCAACGATAAAGTGTTAGACATCAAAAACAAGATCGAGAACTCTCAAGGCATCCCTGTTTGCATGCAAACCCTTACCCACAACGGCGAGCCTCTTCTTAACGACGATCTTGATCTCAATACATGTAACATCGTCGCAAACTCTCGCCTCCTTCTCCTTCTCGACTTACCTTATGAAGAAGACGACAACCAAGTGCTTCAGCCACAGCCAACAGAGCAATCTCTAGCTCCCGTTCAAGATTCGCTCGGACAGTTTCAAGATTGGTCTGCGATGGCGAGGAGCATCTTCCGTGAGATGCTTGATCAACCGGAGCAATCTCTGGGACGGTCTGCGATGATGGCGAGACAAGATTTGCTGCAAAGTGAGCCGTCTTCTACGTCAAACACATTTGGAGAGGATCTTCCTTTGCCAACAGAAGGTTTCAGTAACGTGTTACACACGGCACAGTCTACAATACCCTCAAACACATTTGGAGACTTATTTTTTGGTGACGATCCTCATTTGCCAGAAGGTTTCGGTAACGTGCTTCACACGGAACAGTCTACAATACCCTCAAACACATTTGGAGACTTATTGTTTGGTGAGGATCCTCCTTTGCCAACAGAAGGTTTCAGTAACGTGCTTCACACGGAACAGTCTACATTACCGTTTGGAGACACATTTTTCGGTGAGGATCCTCCTTTGTCCACTGAAGATTTCGCTAACATTAAAAGTTTCATGTCCGAGGGCACAACAGAAGATACCTTGATGAACACGCAACAAGCGTCTCATACGGAGCAGCCTGGTAGGGTTTTAAGCAGCAGTCAAGTGGTTCAAACCGAGAAGGCTCCACTGATGAAAGAGGTCATTAACGTTCCAGATTCGCCTGTGAAGAAGGTGAGGAAGTTCAGAAAGCCACCGCAGAGACTGAGAGTAATGGTGTTGCCACATTCACCTGATAACGAGCCTGTGAGTAAGGTTCCTGTTAGTGTGATGGCTAATGAGAACGTTGAGGAGCTAAGGAAAGAGCTGGAGAAGCTTCGAGAGAGGAACGAGTTAAAGCTACCTCAAGGAGGGTACTTCTTTATACACAAACAGAACGTGTTGGACGATGATCAGACATTCTTGTGGAACGGTGTAGCTCACGGTGACACGATTGAGGTTTTCCCAGGATATGTTACCAAAGACGGACGAGTTAATCAAAGATATCGTCGTTAA
- the LOC106314062 gene encoding uncharacterized protein LOC106314062 — protein MKLFFYHRKVLLFSIELDPSNTVLEMKQKIEKTKRISVSNQTIFFKGKILLADRDSLTLTQCKIFNKSRLELYFCRSRLRHDLRQALQQTEQSPAPASTSVKDVIIIEDSPEKNQDSTLVLHQTEKALVPPSCSVDELSALEEWLMATEGNVSVQEPSWRYDNYQDWLQREQSSSTSNTFEAEAFFNPGNVSVQEPSWRNENSQDWLHRESSSSTSNIFGELSFLADVPLSTELFDMQRFGYTSTAQEQRINDQDLPASQVVHPQKRDVINIPDSPESSSKKRAKNLSTVMVLSFPVNDAPAMKFPVEVNPSENVEVLRTELAKMQQRCQLLLPEGGYFFIHKTQILYEKQSFRWNRVAQGDTIEIFPGSVTR, from the coding sequence ATGAAGTTGTTCTTCTACCACAGGAAAGTCTTGCTGTTCTCCATTGAACTAGATCCCTCAAATACAGTTCTAGAGATGAAACAAAAGATCGAAAAGACCAAACGCATCTCTGTTTCCAACCAAACCATTTTCTTCAAAGGCAAGATTCTATTGGCAGATCGAGACTCTCTCACTCTCACGCAATGCAAGATCTTCAACAAATCACGTCTCGAGTTATACTTCTGCCGTTCACGTCTACGTCACGACCTCCGTCAAGCGCTTCAGCAAACAGAGCAATCTCCAGCTCCGGCGTCAACGTCGGTTAAAGATGTCATTATCATTGAAGACTCTCCTGAAAAGAATCAAGATTCGACTCTGGTTCTCCATCAAACCGAGAAAGCTCTAGTACCACCATCGTGTTCAGTTGATGAGCTCTCTGCCCTTGAAGAATGGCTTATGGCAACGGAAGGAAACGTTAGTGTTCAAGAACCGTCGTGGAGATACGATAACTATCAAGATTGGCTTCAAAGAGAGCAATCATCTTCTACGTCAAACACATTTGAAGCTGAAGCATTCTTTAACCCAGGAAACGTTAGTGTTCAAGAACCGTCGTGGAGAAACGAAAACAGCCAAGATTGGCTTCACAGAGAGTCATCATCTTCTACGTCAAACATATTTGGAGAGTTATCGTTCCTTGCGGATGTTCCTTTGTCAACAGAACTTTTCGACATGCAAAGGTTCGGCTATACGAGTACAGCCCAAGAACAGAGGATCAACGATCAAGATCTGCCTGCGAGTCAAGTGGTTCATCCCCAGAAAAGAGACGTGATTAACATTCCAGATTCGCCTGAGAGCAGCAGCAAGAAACGGGCCAAGAATCTTTCGACAGTGATGGTGTTGTCATTTCCCGTTAATGATGCACCTGCGATGAAGTTTCCTGTGGAGGTGAACCCCAGCGAGAACGTTGAAGTACTGAGGACAGAGCTGGCGAAGATGCAGCAGAGGTGTCAGTTACTTCTCCCTGAAGGAGGGTACTTCTTTATACACAAAACACAAATTTTATACGAGAAGCAGTCATTCCGCTGGAACCGTGTTGCTCAGGGAGATACGATTGAGATTTTTCCAGGAAGTGTTACCCGATGA
- the LOC106313995 gene encoding auxin-binding protein 1, with product MILLSVSSSSSSPIAAVFSVAFLLIYFSEPTLAAPCPINGLPIVRNISELPQDNYGRPGLSHMTVAGSVLHGMKEVEIWLQTFAPGSGTPIHRHSCEEVFVVLKGNGTLYLAETHGSFPGKPIEFPVFANGTIHIPINDAHQVKNTGQEDLQVLVIISRPPIKVFTYDDWFMPHTAARLKFPYYWDEQCLQESQKDEL from the exons ATGATCCTACTTTCGGTTAGTTCCTCTTCATCATCTCCCATCGCCGCCGTCTTCTCCGTCGCGTTTCTTCTGATCTACTTCTCTGAACCTACTCTTGCAGCTCCTTGCCCGATCAATG GGTTGCCAATCGTGAGGAATATAAGTGAACTTCCTCAGGATAACTATGGAAGGCCAGGCCTTTCTCACATGACTGTTGCTGGCTCTGTTTTGCACGGAATGAAAGAG GTTGAGATATGGCTTCAAACGTTTGCTCCAGGTTCAGGGACACCGATCCACAGGCACTCTTGTGAAGAGGTTTTCGTTGTCCTTAAAGGCAATGGTACTCTGTATCTCGCGGAAACACATGGAAGTTTCCCTGGGAAACCAATTGAGTTTCCAGTCTTTGCCAACGGTACTATTCATATTCCCATCAATGATGCTCATCAG GTCAAGAACACTGGTCAAGAGGACCTGCAGGTGTTGGTTATTATATCTCGGCCGCCCATTAAAGT CTTTACCTACGATGACTGGTTTATGCCACACACTGCTGCGAGGTTGAAGTTCCCTTACTACTGGGATGAGCAATGCCTCCAAGAATCACAGAAGGACGAGCTTTAA
- the LOC106317376 gene encoding uncharacterized protein LOC106317376: MDLIFETQRGSSFSIEVGYFDTVLEIKGKIEKYQRIPVPTQTLVFQGKVLQDDHNIEQCDLFNNSRLHLFISSPGNNDKNRIKQELKPEPPNSTEQQIIDNCNQDSSNNKKKKARVVTMVVLKWGTTKIPVEVNVDDNVGVLRKELAKIQQRFELNKPQPQEGYFFIYKKNVMDDDRSFRWHRVELGDVIELSDGSVSGGS, from the coding sequence ATGGATCTGATCTTCGAGACTCAGAGAGGTTCATCATTCTCCATTGAAGTGGGTTACTTCGATACGGTTCTAGAGATCAAAGGGAAGATCGAGAAGTATCAACGCATCCCTGTCCCCACACAAACCCTTGTCTTCCAAGGCAAGGTTCTTCAAGACGATCACAATATCGAGCAATGTGATCTCTTCAACAACTCTCGCCTCCATCTCTTCATCTCTTCTCCTGGTAACAACGACAAAAACCGCATCAAGCAAGAGCTCAAACCCGAGCCGCCAAACTCAACAGAACAACAGATCATCGACAACTGTAATCAAGATTCCAGCAACAACAAGAAAAAGAAGGCGAGGGTGGTTACGATGGTGGTGCTGAAATGGGGGACCACGAAGATTCCAGTGGAGGTGAACGTAGATGATAACGTTGGAGTGCTGAGGAAAGAGCTGGCCAAGATTCAACAGAGGTTTGAGTTAAACAAGCCTCAACCTCAAGAAGGCTATTTCTTCATATACAAGAAGAATGTAATGGACGATGACCGGTCATTCCGGTGGCACCGTGTTGAACTTGGTGATGTAATTGAGCTATCCGATGGAAGTGTTTCCGGTGGCTCTTAA
- the LOC106314063 gene encoding uncharacterized protein LOC106314063: MEVFFERNNVILFSMELDPSTTVLEMKQEIKKSTGIAVSDQTIFFKGKLLFADRDSLTLTQCKIVKKSRVELYFPLSRYNISLILQQMQQSPAPSTSVNIEDSPEKNQDSNVMDKSNDGHQVLHQLEKSLVPSWSIDEVFGTQEWPAATEGNVSVPEPSWRNNNVHQAWLQRESSSSTSNIFGDFLFDEDNNQMLQPTEQSLAQSTSVQASLGDYQDWSAVERSIFFQMLDQPEQSLAGSAMARQDKNQDLFQSGPSSTSNTFGGDLPLPTELFSNIQSHWPASTTQEHRISDQYLPVSQVVQTQTPTRSIRHVINIPDSPENSSKKRAKNLSTVMVLSFPVSDTPAIKFPVEVNASDNVEVLRTELAKMQQRCQLLLPEGGHFFIHKTQILYEKQSFRWNRVAQGDTIEIFPGSVTR, encoded by the coding sequence ATGGAGGTGTTCTTCGAGCGCAATAATGTCATTCTATTCTCCATGGAATTAGATCCCTCGACTACAGTTCTAGAGATGAAACAAGAGATCAAAAAGTCTACAGGCATCGCTGTTTCCGACCAAACCATCTTCTTCAAAGGCAAGCTTCTATTTGCAGATCGAGACTCTCTTACTCTCACGCAATGCAAGATCGTCAAAAAATCTCGTGTCGAGTTATACTTCCCCCTTTCACGTTACAACATCAGTCTAATCCTTCAGCAAATGCAGCAATCTCCAGCTCCGTCAACGTCGGTTAACATTGAAGATTCGCCTGAAAAGAATCAAGATTCGAACGTGATGGACAAGAGCAACGACGGTCATCAAGTGCTTCATCAACTCGAGAAATCTCTAGTACCATCATGGTCAATTGATGAGGTCTTCGGCACTCAAGAATGGCCTGCGGCAACGGAAGGAAACGTTAGTGTTCCAGAACCGTCGTGGAGAAACAACAACGTCCATCAAGCTTGGCTTCAAAGAGAGTCATCATCTTCTACGTCAAACATATTTGGAGACTTCTTGTTCGATGAGGACAACAACCAAATGCTTCAGCCAACAGAGCAATCTCTAGCTCAGTCAACGTCGGTTCAAGCTTCGCTCGGAGATTATCAAGATTGGTCTGCGGTGGAGAGGAGCATCTTCTTTCAGATGCTTGATCAACCGGAGCAATCTCTGGCAGGGTCTGCGATGGCGAGACAGGACAAGAATCAAGATTTGTTTCAAAGTGGGCCATCTTCTACGTCAAACACATTCGGAGGGGATCTTCCTTTGCCAACAGAACTTTTCAGTAACATTCAAAGTCACTGGCCTGCGAGTACAACCCAAGAACATAGGATCAGCGATCAATATTTGCCTGTGAGTCAAGTGGTTCAGACCCAGACACCTACGAGGTCGATCAGACACGTGATTAACATTCCAGATTCGCCTGAGAATAGCAGCAAGAAACGGGCCAAGAATCTTTCGACAGTGATGGTGTTGTCATTTCCCGTTAGTGACACACCTGCGATCAAGTTTCCTGTGGAGGTGAACGCGAGTGATAACGTTGAAGTACTGAGGACAGAGCTGGCGAAGATGCAGCAGAGGTGTCAGTTACTTCTCCCTGAAGGAGGGCACTTCTTTATACACAAAACACAAATTTTATACGAGAAGCAGTCATTCCGCTGGAACCGTGTTGCTCAGGGAGATACGATTGAGATTTTTCCAGGAAGTGTTACCCGATGA
- the LOC106318784 gene encoding uncharacterized protein LOC106318784: protein MKLRLCSGLTKPGLLLVHFMPPSFHSLPYGHGGLGLNVRCAIASRRLSSNSPKRERLRRDNKDIGKKRDSPSSQSLYARPSLLEMNKEKAANRARVYDFLRGVGIVPDELDGLELPVTSDVMKERVDFLHKLGLTVEDINNYPLVLGCSVKKNMVPVLDYLGKLGVRKSTFTEFLRRYPQVLHASVVIDLAPVVKYLQGLDIKPVDVPRVLERYPEVLGFKLEGTMSTSVAYLIGIGVARREIGGILTRYPEVLGMRVARVIKPLVEYLEGVGIPKLAIARLIEKRPHILGFELDDAVKRNVQTLRDFNVREVYLPSVIAQYPEIMGIDLKPKLEAQRELLSSVIDLNPEDLGTLVERMPQFVSLSEAPMVKHVGFLKECGFSVEQTREMVIGCPQVLALNIGIMKLSFEYFRKEMRRPLQDLVDFPAFFTYGLESTVKPRHKRIVKKGIKCSLAWMLNCSEEKFEQRMSYDTIDIEEVESGPASFDMSTLMQPEREEEEEEESEYEEEEDDDEDEEFGTKRSNGRFRQ, encoded by the coding sequence ATGAAGCTTAGGCTCTGTAGCGGCTTAACCAAACCGGGGCTCTTACTAGTCCACTTCATGCCACCATCGTTTCACTCACTCCCTTACGGACACGGGGGGCTAGGCCTTAACGTCCGTTGCGCCATCGCAAGTCGGAGACTTTCTTCAAACTCACCCAAAAGAGAAAGGCTTCGTCGCGACAACAAAGACATAGGGAAGAAGAGAGACTCTCCCTCTTCTCAGTCCCTCTACGCTCGTCCTAGTTTACTAGAAATGAACAAGGAGAAAGCTGCCAACCGCGCAAGAGTCTACGACTTCCTGCGCGGCGTCGGAATCGTCCCCGACGAGCTCGACGGCCTCGAGCTCCCCGTGACATCCGACGTGATGAAGGAGCGTGTAGACTTCCTCCACAAGCTGGGACTCACGGTCGAAGACATCAACAACTACCCTCTAGTCCTCGGCTGTAGCGTGAAGAAGAACATGGTTCCCGTGCTAGACTATTTAGGGAAGCTAGGCGTGAGGAAGTCGACGTTCACAGAGTTCCTCAGACGCTACCCTCAGGTTCTGCACGCTAGCGTCGTGATTGACCTCGCTCCGGTTGTTAAGTACCTCCAAGGGCTTGACATCAAACCCGTCGACGTGCCTAGAGTGCTCGAGAGGTATCCTGAGGTGTTGGGGTTTAAGCTCGAAGGTACTATGAGCACGTCGGTCGCTTATTTAATTGGTATAGGTGTGGCGAGGAGGGAGATCGGTGGGATTCTCACTCGTTACCCCGAGGTTTTGGGGATGCGTGTAGCGAGAGTGATCAAGCCTCTCGTTGAGTATCTCGAGGGTGTTGGTATCCCTAAGCTGGCGATAGCGAGGCTGATCGAGAAGCGGCCTCACATTCTCGGCTTCGAGTTGGACGACGCGGTGAAACGCAACGTCCAGACGTTGCGAGATTTCAACGTCAGAGAAGTTTACCTTCCTTCTGTGATCGCGCAGTACCCCGAGATCATGGGGATAGATCTTAAACCGAAGCTCGAGGCGCAGAGGGAGCTGCTTTCTTCGGTTATCGATCTAAACCCTGAGGATCTCGGGACTTTAGTCGAGAGGATGCCGCAGTTCGTTAGTTTAAGCGAGGCGCCTATGGTTAAGCACGTTGGTTTCCTTAAGGAGTGTGGATTCTCGGTGGAGCAGACGAGGGAGATGGTGATTGGGTGTCCTCAGGTTCTGGCCTTGAACATTGGGATAATGAAGCTTAGCTTCGAGTACTTTAGGAAGGAGATGAGGAGGCCTCTTCAGGATCTTGTGGACTTCCCTGCGTTCTTTACCTATGGGCTTGAGTCGACGGTGAAGCCGAGGCACAAGAGGATAGTCAAGAAGGGGATTAAGTGTTCGTTGGCTTGGATGCTGAACTGTTCAGAGGAGAAGTTTGAGCAGAGGATGAGTTATGATACTATTGATATTGAGGAAGTTGAGTCCGGTCCAGCTTCTTTTGATATGAGTACGTTGATGCAGCCTGAAAGAGAGGAGGAGGAGGAGGAGGAATCTGAGTACGAGGAGGAGGAAGATGATGATGAGGACGAGGAGTTTGGAACAAAAAGGTCGAATGGGAGATTCAGACAATGA